Proteins encoded together in one Chryseobacterium sp. G0201 window:
- a CDS encoding phytanoyl-CoA dioxygenase family protein: protein MNLQNHKNLITENGFTVINNIFSDEEINKIIHVLENIDTSKETFRKSEDLFAIRQFLKEIPDAKDLIFNENIKTIIKEIFGEKYFTVKSIYFDKPEKSNWYVAYHQDLTISVDKKVNLPNFGPWTTKQNQFAVQPPLDILENVYTIRIHLDDTDENNGALKVVPKSHAKGIYRPETIDWSIETEEICDVEKGGVMIMKPLILHGSNRTTNGKKRRVIHIEFSDKELPEELNWSERMN from the coding sequence ATGAATTTACAAAATCATAAAAATTTAATTACGGAAAATGGTTTCACGGTAATCAACAATATTTTTTCTGATGAAGAAATTAATAAGATAATTCACGTTCTCGAAAATATAGATACCTCAAAAGAAACCTTCAGAAAATCGGAGGATCTTTTTGCCATAAGACAGTTTTTAAAAGAAATTCCTGATGCTAAAGACTTGATTTTTAATGAAAATATTAAAACAATCATCAAAGAAATTTTCGGTGAAAAATATTTTACTGTAAAAAGTATTTATTTTGATAAACCTGAAAAATCCAATTGGTATGTTGCTTATCATCAGGATCTGACAATTTCTGTGGATAAAAAAGTTAATCTTCCAAATTTCGGACCTTGGACGACTAAACAGAATCAGTTTGCAGTTCAGCCACCTCTGGATATTCTTGAAAATGTTTACACGATCAGAATTCATTTAGATGATACGGATGAAAATAATGGAGCTTTAAAAGTGGTTCCAAAATCTCACGCAAAAGGAATTTACAGACCGGAAACGATAGATTGGAGTATTGAAACCGAAGAAATCTGTGATGTAGAAAAAGGCGGAGTTATGATCATGAAACCTCTAATCCTTCATGGTTCAAATAGAACAACAAATGGTAAGAAAAGGAGAGTTATTCATATCGAATTCTCGGATAAAGAACTTCCTGAAGAATTGAATTGGTCTGAGAGAATGAATTAA
- a CDS encoding CocE/NonD family hydrolase: protein MKIPISILFIFFFIFGNSQNTQPTDSFVKDNFTKKEVYIPMRDGTKLFTAVYIPKDISNKKKYPFLMQRTCYSIAPYGENEYKTKIGPNQYLMNDKYIFVYQDVRGRYMSEGTFTNMTPQVDHKTKKDVDESTDTYDTIDWLIKNIKDNNGKVGQFGTSYPGFYTAVGILAEHPALVASSPQAPISDFWNDDFLHNGRFMLGYFRTFPVFGVQKTKAENKAWYSDSMIKSTSEDGLKFYREMGTLKDGYEKYYKDNFFMTEIMNHPNYDEFWQKRSLLPHLKNVNHAVMTVGGWFDAEDLSGPLNIYKTIEKTSPKAKNTIVMGPFSHGGWGREEGKHFHNQIYFGDSIATYYQKNVETKFFNHYLKGDTKKDAGLPEALMYDTGAKKWREFANYPPKEGQKVNFYLSKGTLNKSAGQGSSEYYSDPNNPVLSSDNLKDFNGFTPRNYMSEDQRFAEGRPDVLTFTTDVLTDDMTFAGEIMAKLNIASTSTDADFAVKLIDVYPEDFKLAEKKDGVIYGNYHQMVRSEIMPARFRNSREKAEALVPNKKTAVNFRLQDVVHTFKKGHKIQIQISSTWFPLFAINPQKFMDNPNFATNEDYTKAFIKIFDDSAIEVEVL from the coding sequence ATGAAGATCCCTATTTCAATTTTATTTATTTTCTTTTTCATTTTTGGAAATTCACAAAATACACAGCCGACTGATTCATTTGTAAAAGATAATTTCACAAAGAAAGAAGTTTACATTCCGATGCGTGATGGAACGAAGCTTTTCACCGCAGTCTATATTCCAAAAGATATTTCAAATAAGAAAAAATATCCTTTTTTAATGCAGAGAACCTGCTACAGCATTGCTCCGTACGGTGAAAATGAATATAAAACCAAGATTGGCCCGAATCAATATTTAATGAATGACAAATACATTTTTGTGTATCAGGACGTTCGTGGAAGATATATGAGCGAAGGAACTTTCACCAATATGACTCCGCAAGTGGATCATAAAACTAAAAAAGATGTGGACGAAAGTACAGATACTTACGACACGATCGATTGGTTAATAAAAAATATTAAAGACAACAACGGAAAAGTTGGACAATTTGGAACTTCATATCCCGGATTTTACACTGCTGTTGGGATTTTAGCTGAACATCCGGCATTGGTTGCATCTTCCCCACAAGCTCCAATTTCAGATTTCTGGAATGATGATTTTCTTCATAATGGGAGATTTATGTTGGGGTATTTCAGAACGTTTCCTGTGTTTGGAGTTCAGAAAACTAAAGCTGAAAACAAAGCTTGGTATTCAGATTCAATGATCAAATCAACGTCTGAAGATGGTTTAAAATTTTACAGAGAAATGGGAACCTTGAAAGACGGTTACGAAAAATATTACAAAGACAATTTCTTCATGACCGAAATAATGAACCATCCCAACTATGATGAATTTTGGCAAAAAAGAAGTCTTTTACCTCATCTTAAAAACGTAAATCATGCGGTAATGACCGTTGGTGGTTGGTTTGATGCTGAAGATCTTTCAGGACCTTTAAATATTTACAAAACCATTGAAAAAACAAGTCCAAAAGCTAAAAATACTATCGTAATGGGACCTTTCTCACATGGCGGATGGGGACGCGAAGAAGGAAAACACTTCCACAATCAAATTTACTTTGGTGACAGCATCGCCACTTATTATCAGAAAAATGTTGAAACTAAGTTTTTCAATCATTATTTAAAAGGAGATACAAAAAAAGATGCCGGGCTTCCGGAAGCTCTGATGTATGATACAGGAGCCAAAAAATGGAGAGAATTTGCGAATTATCCTCCGAAAGAAGGACAAAAAGTGAATTTCTATTTATCAAAAGGAACGTTGAATAAATCTGCAGGACAAGGCTCTTCAGAATATTATAGTGATCCGAATAACCCTGTTTTAAGTTCAGATAATCTGAAAGATTTTAATGGATTTACGCCCAGAAATTATATGTCCGAAGATCAAAGATTCGCAGAAGGAAGACCTGATGTTTTGACCTTTACAACAGATGTTTTAACAGATGATATGACTTTCGCGGGAGAAATTATGGCAAAATTAAATATTGCTTCCACTTCTACAGATGCAGATTTTGCAGTGAAATTAATTGATGTTTATCCTGAAGATTTTAAACTAGCTGAGAAAAAAGACGGCGTGATTTACGGAAATTATCATCAAATGGTAAGAAGTGAAATTATGCCTGCAAGATTCAGAAATTCTAGAGAAAAGGCAGAAGCTTTGGTTCCAAATAAGAAAACGGCTGTGAACTTTAGATTACAAGATGTTGTTCATACTTTTAAGAAAGGACATAAAATTCAGATACAAATCAGTTCAACTTGGTTCCCATTATTTGCGATTAATCCACAGAAATTTATGGATAATCCGAATTTTGCAACGAATGAGGATTATACGAAAGCGTTTATCAAAATTTTTGACGATAGTGCGATTGAAGTTGAAGTACTATAA
- a CDS encoding GH92 family glycosyl hydrolase, which yields MKKILIVLSVIIAHNLFSQNYSQYVNPFIGTGGHGHTFPGAIVPFGMVQLSPDTRVDGSWDGCSGYHYSDSVIYGFSHTHLNGTGVSDYGDIMLMPTMGNPSLDNKEYSSKFSHKNEKASAGFYSVKLDKNNIDVRLTTTKRVGYHEYTFNSAGNANIILDLNHRDKLLEGEVKIIDDKTIEVFRRSEAWATNQYIYARIEFSKPMFETKVLEAHDSLPRGTIQPSNFYHGTQVKIAFSNKVKKGEKILVKVAISPTGYEGAGKNMLAEGKSNDFETIKKQAIADWDKELSKIEVKSSDKDKLAVFYTAMYHVFTQPNINMDVDGKYRGRDNKFYTAKDFNYYSVFSLWDTFRGAHPLMSLIDRKRTADFINTFIKQYEQGGKLPVWELASNETECMIGYHSVSVIADAMAKGITGFDYEKAFQASKNSAMLDIFGLNAYKQNNYIAIDDEHESVSKTVEYAYDDWCIAQMAKILGKKEDYQYFMKRSQNWKNLYNPKNGFMQPRKNGNWNEPFEPREVNNNYTEGNSWHYSYSVQQDIPGLIAAHGGKEKFEQFIDAIFAAPNTTTGREQVDITGLMGQYAQGNEPSHHIAYLYNYVDKPEKTDAKIKYILDNFYKNTPDGLIGNEDCGQMSAWYILSTMGIYSVTPGLPEWQTTKPYFDEVKIHLEDGTTRTITKNTGRAELKKLGFENAKSFKDYKYDELTATPVIKADRIFDFSTKIEITALNPNDKLYFMTMDEGDANVRKTFKVYKEPFTISKTTQVSAYAERNGEKSSIVTANFNRRPNNWDITVNSKPTPQYTASGKLSLIDGINGDVNWRKGEWLGYQGQTFEAIIDMKSPQQITKLSSTYLQDSKAWILMPKKVEYYASMNGRDFILLKTVDNTVDPKDETIQTKDFGTDILPTEARYIKVKAYHFGILPEWHQGAGGQAYIFIDEISVK from the coding sequence TGATGCCTACAATGGGAAATCCAAGTTTGGATAACAAGGAATATTCTTCAAAATTTTCGCATAAAAACGAAAAAGCTTCGGCAGGATTTTATTCCGTTAAATTAGATAAAAACAACATCGATGTTCGACTGACAACAACAAAAAGAGTCGGTTATCACGAATATACTTTCAACAGTGCAGGAAATGCAAACATTATTTTAGACCTCAACCACAGAGATAAATTGCTTGAAGGCGAGGTTAAAATAATTGATGATAAAACAATCGAAGTTTTCCGAAGAAGTGAAGCTTGGGCAACCAACCAATACATTTACGCAAGAATTGAATTCTCAAAACCTATGTTCGAAACAAAAGTACTTGAGGCACATGATTCTCTGCCAAGAGGTACTATACAGCCCAGCAACTTTTATCATGGAACTCAAGTAAAAATCGCTTTTTCCAATAAAGTTAAAAAAGGTGAGAAAATTCTTGTAAAAGTAGCAATTTCACCAACAGGTTATGAAGGTGCAGGAAAAAACATGTTAGCTGAAGGTAAGTCTAATGATTTTGAAACCATCAAAAAACAAGCTATTGCCGATTGGGACAAAGAATTATCAAAAATTGAAGTTAAATCTTCCGATAAAGATAAACTGGCGGTTTTCTACACAGCAATGTATCACGTTTTCACGCAACCGAACATTAATATGGATGTTGACGGAAAATACAGAGGTCGTGACAACAAGTTCTACACGGCAAAAGACTTTAATTATTACTCCGTTTTCTCGCTTTGGGATACTTTCAGAGGAGCACATCCTTTGATGTCTTTAATTGACAGAAAAAGAACGGCAGATTTCATCAATACTTTCATCAAACAATACGAACAGGGCGGAAAACTTCCGGTTTGGGAACTGGCTTCCAACGAAACGGAGTGTATGATCGGTTACCACTCGGTTTCTGTGATTGCAGATGCCATGGCAAAAGGAATTACAGGTTTTGATTATGAAAAAGCATTTCAGGCTTCTAAAAATTCTGCAATGTTGGATATTTTTGGTTTAAATGCATACAAACAAAATAATTATATCGCTATTGATGACGAACATGAAAGTGTTTCTAAAACGGTAGAATATGCTTACGATGACTGGTGTATCGCCCAAATGGCTAAAATTTTAGGCAAAAAAGAAGATTATCAATATTTCATGAAGCGTTCTCAGAACTGGAAAAACCTTTACAATCCAAAGAACGGATTTATGCAGCCTAGAAAAAATGGAAATTGGAACGAGCCATTTGAACCAAGAGAAGTTAATAATAATTATACAGAAGGAAATTCGTGGCATTATTCTTATTCTGTTCAGCAAGATATTCCGGGATTAATTGCGGCTCATGGTGGAAAGGAGAAATTTGAACAATTTATTGATGCTATTTTTGCTGCTCCAAATACAACGACAGGCAGAGAACAGGTTGATATCACAGGGTTGATGGGACAATACGCTCAAGGAAACGAACCGAGTCACCACATTGCTTATTTATACAATTATGTTGATAAGCCGGAAAAAACGGATGCAAAAATCAAATATATCCTTGATAATTTTTACAAAAATACGCCTGATGGTTTAATTGGAAACGAGGATTGCGGACAGATGAGTGCATGGTATATCTTAAGTACAATGGGTATTTATTCCGTAACGCCGGGATTGCCGGAATGGCAGACTACCAAACCTTATTTTGATGAGGTTAAAATTCATCTGGAAGACGGAACAACAAGAACAATCACAAAAAATACAGGCAGAGCTGAGCTTAAAAAATTAGGTTTTGAGAATGCAAAATCATTCAAGGATTATAAGTATGATGAATTAACAGCTACACCAGTCATCAAAGCTGACAGAATTTTCGATTTTTCTACTAAAATTGAGATTACAGCTTTAAACCCGAATGATAAATTGTATTTCATGACCATGGATGAAGGTGATGCGAATGTAAGAAAGACTTTCAAAGTTTACAAAGAACCGTTTACCATCAGTAAAACCACTCAGGTTTCTGCTTATGCTGAAAGAAATGGGGAGAAAAGTTCAATTGTAACAGCCAATTTCAATAGAAGACCGAATAATTGGGACATCACAGTGAATTCTAAACCAACTCCACAATATACAGCCAGCGGAAAATTATCATTAATTGACGGAATCAATGGTGATGTAAATTGGAGAAAAGGCGAATGGCTGGGCTATCAAGGTCAGACTTTTGAAGCAATTATTGATATGAAATCACCTCAACAGATCACAAAATTGTCTTCAACTTACCTTCAGGACAGCAAAGCATGGATCTTGATGCCTAAAAAAGTAGAATATTACGCTTCTATGAATGGAAGAGATTTTATTCTTCTAAAAACGGTTGATAATACGGTTGATCCGAAAGATGAAACAATCCAGACCAAAGATTTCGGAACAGATATTCTTCCAACCGAAGCTCGTTATATAAAAGTAAAAGCTTATCATTTCGGAATTCTTCCTGAGTGGCATCAGGGCGCTGGCGGGCAGGCTTACATCTTTATTGATGAGATTTCTGTGAAATAA
- a CDS encoding dicarboxylate/amino acid:cation symporter, with protein sequence MKGQNKLFIAIIVALIIGVGIGGFVHLQYPESAEPFSKNIKLLGTVFIRLVQMIIAPLVFTTLVVGIAKMSDIKMIGRVGTKAMLWFISASLISLFIGLILVNWLEPGHVTKLPIQDAASAEELLKSSKGFSMEDFVKHVIPKSIFEAFATNEVLQIVVFSIMFGVALANMGEEYSQPVIKLFDIVAHGILKMVGYIMWFAPLGVLGAIAAVVATNGFEIFKVYAIYLRDFFFALAILWLVLLLVGYLILGNRLFELLKRIKAPLLIAFSTTSSEAVFPKLVEELERFGCNNRVVSFILPLGYSFNLDGSMMYMTFASIFIAQIYGIEMTIGQQITMLLVLMLTSKGIAGVPRASLVIIVATCSMFGIPPEGIALILPIDHFCDMGRSMTNVLGNALATSAVSKWEGQLENHGGDM encoded by the coding sequence ATGAAAGGACAAAATAAACTTTTTATAGCAATTATCGTTGCGCTTATTATTGGTGTGGGTATTGGTGGATTTGTGCATTTGCAATATCCGGAAAGCGCAGAACCTTTTTCTAAAAACATAAAACTTCTTGGGACAGTTTTCATCAGATTGGTACAGATGATCATTGCTCCGTTGGTTTTCACAACATTGGTAGTCGGAATTGCAAAAATGAGCGACATCAAAATGATCGGAAGAGTAGGAACAAAAGCGATGTTGTGGTTTATTTCGGCATCCCTGATCTCTCTTTTTATTGGTTTGATATTGGTAAATTGGCTGGAACCGGGACATGTAACCAAACTTCCAATTCAGGATGCGGCATCTGCCGAAGAATTATTGAAAAGCAGTAAAGGTTTTTCAATGGAAGATTTTGTAAAACACGTAATTCCTAAAAGTATATTTGAAGCTTTTGCAACAAACGAAGTATTACAAATTGTAGTATTCTCGATCATGTTCGGGGTTGCTTTAGCAAATATGGGCGAGGAATATTCTCAACCTGTTATTAAATTATTCGACATTGTAGCGCACGGAATCCTGAAAATGGTAGGCTACATCATGTGGTTTGCACCGCTTGGCGTTTTAGGAGCTATCGCAGCTGTCGTCGCAACCAATGGTTTCGAAATTTTTAAAGTGTACGCCATTTATTTAAGAGACTTTTTCTTTGCATTAGCAATTCTTTGGCTGGTTTTATTATTGGTTGGATATCTGATCTTAGGAAACCGTCTTTTTGAATTATTAAAAAGAATCAAAGCGCCTTTATTAATCGCTTTTTCAACAACGAGTTCGGAAGCTGTTTTCCCGAAATTGGTTGAAGAATTAGAAAGATTCGGGTGTAATAATAGAGTAGTATCATTCATTTTACCTTTAGGATATTCTTTCAATCTGGATGGAAGTATGATGTACATGACATTTGCATCAATTTTCATTGCTCAGATTTACGGAATTGAAATGACAATCGGACAACAAATTACTATGCTTTTAGTATTAATGTTGACTTCAAAAGGTATTGCAGGGGTTCCGAGAGCTTCATTAGTAATTATCGTAGCAACCTGCTCAATGTTTGGAATTCCGCCGGAAGGAATTGCTTTAATCTTGCCAATCGACCATTTCTGTGATATGGGAAGAAGTATGACCAACGTATTAGGAAATGCTTTGGCAACATCTGCGGTTTCAAAATGGGAAGGGCAGTTGGAAAATCACGGTGGTGATATGTAA
- a CDS encoding SH3 domain-containing protein encodes MSTLQDKYSSVVSAAQSAGISGLQVQEQDGILYVSGSATNTAAKDAVWNALGAIDSTYSASDINIDVQVSGLAAGAALTVATEDSNLNIRQEPSTEAAVVGKAAKGSNVTLIEQTSDDWWKVKNADGQEGYAYSRYLKA; translated from the coding sequence ATGAGCACATTACAAGATAAATATTCAAGCGTAGTTTCTGCAGCTCAGTCAGCAGGAATTTCAGGTCTTCAAGTTCAGGAACAAGATGGAATCCTTTATGTTTCAGGAAGCGCTACAAACACAGCTGCAAAAGATGCTGTTTGGAATGCTCTAGGAGCAATTGATTCTACTTATTCTGCATCAGATATCAACATCGATGTACAGGTTTCTGGTCTTGCTGCTGGTGCGGCTCTTACTGTTGCAACAGAAGATTCTAACCTAAACATCAGACAAGAGCCTTCTACGGAAGCTGCTGTTGTTGGTAAAGCTGCAAAAGGTTCTAACGTAACTTTGATCGAGCAGACTTCTGATGATTGGTGGAAAGTAAAAAATGCTGATGGACAGGAAGGTTATGCTTATTCAAGATATTTGAAAGCTTAA
- a CDS encoding BON domain-containing protein, producing the protein MKKTIAMAALAMAVSFGAISCKKKVSDADLQTQATTIVTSNPNASVEVKEGVAHLSGTFADQASKDAMIAQLKAVKGVKEVMDMSTIAAPMPATPAVETTSAVDPAAQKKVQDAVKDFPSVKVEVVNGELTLTGNVSSLQARKIKESVDALKVGKVNYNYTVK; encoded by the coding sequence ATGAAAAAAACTATCGCAATGGCTGCATTGGCTATGGCAGTATCTTTCGGAGCTATTTCTTGTAAAAAGAAAGTTTCTGATGCAGACCTTCAGACTCAAGCTACAACAATCGTAACATCTAATCCGAACGCTTCTGTTGAAGTAAAAGAGGGTGTTGCTCACTTAAGCGGAACTTTCGCAGATCAAGCTTCTAAAGATGCAATGATTGCTCAATTAAAAGCTGTAAAAGGTGTAAAAGAAGTAATGGATATGTCTACTATTGCAGCTCCAATGCCCGCTACTCCTGCAGTTGAAACGACTTCAGCGGTAGATCCTGCAGCTCAGAAGAAAGTTCAGGACGCTGTTAAAGATTTCCCATCTGTAAAAGTTGAAGTTGTAAACGGTGAATTAACGCTTACAGGAAATGTTTCTTCTCTACAGGCTAGAAAAATCAAAGAATCTGTAGATGCTTTGAAAGTTGGAAAAGTAAATTATAACTATACAGTAAAATAA
- a CDS encoding TonB-dependent receptor: MNKILFLLMFAFSIVIVKAQKFSIDGKVSNFEKKPIENATVYLLKQKDSSIVNYTATNKEGKFSLKTDELNEPSILKIDAEKLISYTKNIEKLDKSLSLGDIELDKNSITNIDEVKITVSPVKIKKDTIEFSASAIKVRPDSKIEELLKQIPGVEIDNDGKITVNGKEVDQIMINGKPFFDKDGKIALQNLPADIIKNIQFTTTKTKEEELTGKTAKSNNATINFNIDEKKNKGLISRLTLGYGTDKRYEGSGLLSYFKNDTKISILASSNNINSQGFSNDEVFDSMGHGRNSWLMQGGSVRTVGSTTYYMDRSNAKGIQKSTTIGLNYSDKFGKDADLESLSLMHSNNNIETRSKVSRTTLLPDYTLTTNSESNGENEAKQYNFDTAAKIKLDSLTSIYISPTFSRSEGFSFNNLKSNTLKDNTLLNKSDSYTSTKSENNTFSPNIYFSKKFKKEGRVVYANIDTNISESKNDNLNISQTLFYESTEPNDIRNQLAKNKNQSNDYRFSAGYTEPISDSATVTLNMSYSSKLSRDIRNVNDFNDNTGQYSDYNILLSNNMNQKVNQISPELSFALNKSKVNMWGSFNVDISDMKVNSIYNGTQYDLHKNFILPNYNVGLNYEFSKSKRLSLYNSADYTIPTAEQLTPYEDFSNPLIVYQGNPELKNTWANRTYLYFNNSNLVKNISYYMNVGFTYSNNDIINYSYYDQSGKQFVTYSNVSGNKNFNLGGGFTKTFKWKENKLTINPRFSMNFNYGTGFINSQQFKSNNYNINPGLNLIYEIKDKLTIKPSYRLGYNISNYTNYSIDKVETANQALKLELTNYIFKSNLVIGNDFEYNTNSNIAPGFKKDFYFWNTSLGYAFFNKQLTAKVKVYDVLNQNQSVKRTIANAYFEDREDLILKRYIMFSLSMKLNKFAGKKMTGK, translated from the coding sequence ATGAATAAAATTCTATTCTTACTGATGTTTGCTTTCAGTATTGTAATTGTAAAAGCGCAAAAATTTAGCATCGACGGAAAAGTTTCAAATTTTGAAAAAAAACCGATAGAAAATGCTACTGTTTATCTTCTTAAACAAAAAGATTCTTCAATTGTAAATTACACAGCAACAAATAAGGAAGGTAAATTTTCATTAAAAACTGATGAACTCAATGAACCTTCAATATTAAAAATTGATGCCGAAAAATTAATTTCTTATACTAAAAATATTGAAAAACTCGACAAATCTTTGTCTTTAGGAGACATTGAACTCGATAAAAATTCAATCACTAATATTGATGAGGTGAAAATTACCGTATCTCCAGTAAAAATCAAAAAAGACACGATAGAATTTAGTGCTTCAGCGATTAAAGTTCGCCCGGACAGTAAAATCGAAGAACTTTTAAAACAAATTCCCGGCGTTGAAATCGATAATGACGGAAAAATTACTGTGAATGGCAAAGAAGTAGATCAAATCATGATCAACGGGAAACCTTTCTTTGATAAAGACGGAAAAATTGCCCTTCAAAACCTTCCTGCAGATATCATTAAAAACATTCAGTTTACGACAACAAAGACAAAAGAGGAAGAGCTGACCGGAAAAACAGCAAAATCAAACAATGCCACCATTAATTTTAATATTGACGAAAAGAAAAATAAAGGATTGATCTCCAGACTTACGCTTGGATATGGAACCGACAAACGATATGAAGGAAGCGGACTTTTAAGTTATTTTAAAAATGACACCAAAATCAGCATTCTAGCATCTTCAAATAACATAAACTCACAAGGATTTTCCAATGATGAGGTTTTTGACAGCATGGGTCACGGAAGAAACTCATGGTTGATGCAGGGCGGAAGTGTAAGAACCGTAGGAAGTACTACTTATTATATGGATCGCAGCAACGCTAAAGGTATCCAAAAATCCACGACGATAGGACTAAATTATAGCGATAAATTTGGAAAAGATGCAGATTTAGAAAGCTTAAGCCTTATGCACTCCAATAACAATATTGAAACACGATCCAAAGTTTCGAGAACAACCTTGCTTCCGGATTATACATTAACAACCAACTCAGAAAGTAATGGTGAAAATGAAGCTAAACAATATAATTTCGATACTGCAGCAAAGATAAAACTGGATTCTCTTACAAGCATTTATATTTCACCAACATTCTCCAGATCGGAAGGTTTTAGTTTTAATAATTTAAAATCAAACACGTTAAAAGATAATACTCTACTTAATAAAAGTGATTCCTATACAAGTACAAAATCTGAGAACAATACTTTTAGCCCCAACATTTATTTTTCAAAAAAATTCAAAAAAGAAGGAAGAGTTGTTTATGCGAATATAGATACTAATATTTCTGAATCAAAAAATGATAATCTGAATATATCACAAACACTCTTCTATGAAAGTACTGAGCCAAATGATATCAGAAATCAACTTGCCAAAAATAAAAACCAAAGCAATGATTATCGTTTCAGTGCAGGATATACAGAACCTATTTCTGATTCTGCAACGGTTACTCTTAATATGAGTTATAGCTCAAAACTAAGCCGTGACATCAGAAACGTCAATGATTTTAATGATAATACAGGCCAATACTCAGATTACAATATCCTTTTATCAAATAATATGAATCAAAAGGTCAATCAAATCTCTCCTGAATTATCATTTGCACTGAATAAAAGTAAAGTCAATATGTGGGGGTCTTTTAATGTTGATATTTCAGACATGAAAGTAAATTCTATTTATAATGGAACTCAATATGACCTTCACAAAAACTTTATTCTCCCCAATTATAATGTTGGTCTTAATTATGAGTTTTCAAAAAGCAAAAGATTAAGCCTCTACAATTCTGCCGATTACACCATCCCGACTGCAGAGCAACTTACCCCTTACGAGGATTTTTCTAATCCGCTAATTGTCTATCAGGGAAATCCAGAACTGAAAAACACCTGGGCAAATAGAACCTATCTTTATTTCAACAATTCTAATCTGGTGAAAAATATCAGTTATTACATGAATGTTGGGTTTACTTACAGTAATAATGACATCATTAATTATTCTTATTATGATCAGTCAGGAAAACAGTTTGTGACCTACTCCAATGTGAGTGGAAATAAAAATTTCAACCTTGGAGGAGGTTTCACCAAAACCTTTAAATGGAAAGAAAATAAGCTGACCATCAACCCAAGATTCAGCATGAATTTTAATTACGGCACCGGATTTATTAACAGCCAGCAGTTCAAAAGCAATAACTACAATATTAATCCCGGTTTGAATCTTATTTATGAGATCAAAGATAAACTTACCATAAAACCATCATACAGACTGGGTTATAACATCTCAAATTACACCAATTACAGTATTGATAAAGTAGAAACCGCCAATCAAGCCTTAAAACTTGAACTTACGAACTATATTTTTAAAAGCAACCTTGTTATCGGAAATGATTTTGAATACAATACAAACTCAAATATAGCCCCCGGATTCAAAAAAGACTTTTATTTTTGGAATACAAGTCTGGGATACGCATTCTTCAACAAACAACTTACTGCAAAAGTGAAAGTGTATGATGTTTTAAACCAAAATCAAAGCGTGAAAAGAACAATTGCAAATGCTTATTTTGAAGATCGCGAAGATTTGATTTTAAAACGTTACATCATGTTTTCATTAAGTATGAAACTCAACAAATTTGCTGGAAAGAAAATGACAGGTAAATAG
- a CDS encoding alpha-ketoglutarate-dependent dioxygenase AlkB family protein, translating into MSLFEDISDYPLNILPNDGTVNYYGKVFSKEKSDFYYDYLFNQIPWENDEAVIFGKLILTKRKVGWFGEKPFEYTYSKRTKLAKHWTPELLELKQKCEEVSGETYNSCLLNLYHDGSEGMAYHSDGEKDLKKHGAIASLTFGAERKFLFKHKITKEKVEIFLENGSLLVMKGTTQDHWLHRLPPTTKVKTPRVNLTFRTIED; encoded by the coding sequence ATGAGTTTATTCGAAGATATATCAGATTATCCATTAAATATCCTTCCCAACGACGGAACCGTTAACTATTACGGAAAGGTTTTCTCCAAAGAAAAATCCGATTTTTATTATGATTATTTGTTCAATCAAATTCCATGGGAAAATGATGAAGCGGTGATTTTTGGAAAATTAATTTTAACCAAAAGAAAAGTAGGTTGGTTTGGAGAAAAACCATTCGAATATACCTATTCAAAACGAACAAAATTAGCAAAACACTGGACTCCGGAATTATTAGAATTAAAACAGAAATGCGAAGAAGTTTCAGGAGAAACATACAACTCTTGTTTGTTGAATTTATATCACGACGGTAGCGAAGGAATGGCGTACCACAGCGATGGAGAAAAAGATTTGAAAAAACACGGAGCAATTGCTTCTCTGACTTTCGGAGCAGAAAGAAAATTTTTATTTAAGCATAAAATAACCAAAGAAAAAGTAGAAATATTCTTAGAAAACGGAAGTTTACTGGTGATGAAAGGCACAACACAAGACCATTGGCTTCATCGACTTCCGCCGACTACAAAAGTAAAAACTCCGAGAGTAAATTTGACTTTTAGAACGATTGAGGACTGA